The following are from one region of the Salvia hispanica cultivar TCC Black 2014 chromosome 1, UniMelb_Shisp_WGS_1.0, whole genome shotgun sequence genome:
- the LOC125210267 gene encoding dolichyl-phosphate beta-glucosyltransferase: MGLFWALFESLSIVASVFAFGLLAAIVFASYNRSRSHKFHVEAPPVFEDPNSLKSVPVPHISDPAEKYISLIIPAYNEEYRLPGALGETLNYLEERAAKDKVFTYEVIIVDDGSADGTKRVAFDFVKKYTVEKVRLVLLGRNHGKGEAIRKGMLHSRGELLLMLDADGATKVSDLEKLENQIHAVAAKEQQYGDSASSDATLRISDVPIAAFGSRAHLEEKALASRKWYRNFLMKGFHLVVLLAAGPGIRDTQCGFKMFTRAAARKLFTNIRLKRWCFDVELVYLCKFFRIPMIEISVSWSEIPGSKVNLFSIPNMLWEMGLMSVGYRTGMWKIHS, from the exons ATGGGTTTATTTTGGGCGTTGTTTGAATCCCTATCGATCGTGGCCTCAGTTTTTGCGTTTGGATTGTTGGCGGCAATCGTTTTCGCCTCCTACAATAGAAGTCGCAGTCACAA GTTTCACGTTGAGGCGCCGCCAGTTTTCGAGGATCCGAATTCGTTGAAATCG GTTCCGGTTCCTCATATCTCCGATCCGGCTGAAAAGTACATCTCTTTGATAATTCCAGCGTACAACGAAGAGTACAGACTTCCGGGTGCTCTCGGTGAAACCTTGAA TTATCTTGAAGAACGTGCAGCAAAGGACAAAGTGTTTACATATGAG GTGATTATCGTTGATGACGGAAGTGCTGATGGTACAAAAAGAGTAGCGtttgactttgtgaagaaatACACTGTGGAAAAAGTCAGGCTAGTTCTTCTTGGGCGGAACCATGGAAAGGGAGAAGCCataaggaaa GGTATGCTTCACTCACGCGGTGAACTACTTTTAATGCTTGATGCTGATGGTGCCACCAAAGTGAGTGACCTTGAGAAACTTGAAAACCAG ATTCATGCAGTTGCAGCTAAGGAACAACAATATGGAGACTCTGCATCTAGTGATGCGACTTTAAGGATCTCTGATGTCCCTATTGCGGCTTTTGGATCACGTGCTCATCTCGAGGAGAAGGCTCTAGCATCA AGGAAATGGTACCGGAATTTCTTGATGAAGGGATTCCATTTGGTAGTTCTTTTGGCTGCTGGTCCTGGAATTAGAGACACACAG TGTGGTTTTAAGATGTTCACAAGAGCTGCTGCCCGGAAACTATTCACGAATATCCGCTTAAAAAG GTGGTGCTTCGATGTTGAATTAGTATACTTGTGCAAATTTTTCCGCATCCCCATGATTGAAATCTCTGTAAGCTGGTCTGAAATTCCCGGATCAAAGGTCAACTTGTTTAGCATTCCAAATATGTTGTGGGAGATGGGACTCATGTCTGTTGGCTATAGAACTGGCATGTGGAAAATTCATTCATGA